Within Rhododendron vialii isolate Sample 1 chromosome 12a, ASM3025357v1, the genomic segment CTCCTGATACTTTCACTTACAGCGTCATCATCAATTGCCTTGGGAAAGGCGGTCATTTGGCAGATGCCCATAAACTTTTCTCTGAAATGGTGGGTCAGGGCTGTGAACCTAACTTAGTCACTTATAACATCATGATTGCTTTGCATGCAAAAGCGAGGAATTATTCGAATGCTCTAGATCTTTATCACAAGATGCAGAATGCGGGTTTTGAACCAGATAATGTGACGTACAGTATTGTAATGGAGGTTCTTGGTCATTGTGGATATCTTGAAGAAGCAGAAGCAGTTTATGCTGAAATGAAGCGAAAGAACTGGGTACCGGATGAACCTGTATATGGTCTCCTAGTTGACCTCTGGGGCAAATCTGGGAATGCAGAAAAGGCCTGGGGGTGGTATCAATCCATGCTCGATGCAGGTTTGTGCCCTAATGTTCCAACGTGCAATTCTCTGCTCAGTGCTTTCCTTCGGGTCCACCGTTTGTCTGAGGCTTATGATTTGCTTCAAAGCATGCTTAGTTTGGGCTTAAAACCTTCCCTACAGACCTACACTTTGTTACTCAGTTGTTGTACGGAAGCCCAAACGTCTTTCGACATGGGTTTTTGCTGTGAGCTCATGGCTGTCACCAACCACCCGGCCCACACCTTTCTATTGTCGATGCCAGCAGCAGGACCTGACGGCCAGAACGTCCGGGACCACATGACCAGCTTCTTGGACTTGATGCACAGCGAAGATCGGGAAAGCAAGAGGGGTCTTGTTGACGCGGTGGTTGACTTTCTTCATAAGTCAGGGCTCAAGGAGGAGGCGGGTTCTGTTTGGGAGGTGGCGGCAGAAAAGAATGTATACCCGGATGCGGTCAGACGGAAGAGCTCGTGTTATTGGCTCATTAACCTCCACGTCATGTCAGATGGGACAGCCGTGACAGCCCTCTCGAGGACGCTTGCGTGGTTCCGGAAGCAGATGATCACGTCCGGGACTCATCCGGGACGCATTGATATCGTGACAGGGTGGGGCCGAAGGAGCAGGGTCACTGGTGCTTCCCTGGTGCGAGAGGCTGTGGATAACTTGCTCCAGAGTTTTTACTCTCCGTTTTACACAGAGAGTAATAATACCGGGTGTTTTGTAGGGTACGGGGAGCCTCTTAGCCAATGGTTAGTCCAGTCGTATGTCGAGCGGATGCATTTACTGTAGTTTGCGACGCTTGTGCTCTGTTCGTAGGGTTTTTGTACAGTTCTGCGGTTCGGAAGAGTCGAAAGCCGATGAGTGTTTGAAGCTTCGAAGAATTCCGTTGCTGATTCTTGTTGGTGTTTCTTGAGTGAATTCTGTTTATGCTATCTGTAATCGGCTTCTGTAACCAACGTTGACTGAGGTTTTATTTATAGAGCTCATGCTCCAGCTGAAGCCACCCTCACTCAGTGTGGCTAATTTTGAATTGTATTATGGGGTTATTATATCTATTTATTTGTTCTTTGAGAAAACGGAAACAATTGTGGAGGTTTGTTTAATTCAGTCGAGTTTATTTTGTCCACAGGGAGGCTATGGATACTCTGGGGCTGGCTGTTCATCTCTGCATGGACGTTCGGATTGAATCTGAGCGCATACAAATCTGAACTGTACATTGCTTGGTCAATATCCAAATTGTCGATTCCCGAGATGAAGGGTCGGATTGGGCGTTTGGCACCGTTGCCAAGCACCTCCGCTTGGCAACATCTCCTAATCTGTTGTAAGTTCAGTAGTTTTCGGCCTTTCTAAAGAACTTTTAGTATCAGTAACTAACCAAAAACCATGTTCTATGTTAAATGGCTTATTCCTACTTTGAACTGTCAAGAAGTGGGAACCCGGTCTCTGTAGACTACAGTGCAGGGGTGAACTTCAGAGTGCAGTGCATAATTTGGTCATATTAGTATTATTTAGATTTCACGCGGTCCTTGTATGCACCCATGCACTACAGAGATCCCGGTTCCAAGTTTGGTCATATTAGTATTATTTAGATTTCACTCGGTCCTTGTATGCACCCATGCATTACAGAGATTCCGGTTCCAAGTAGTGTTTTCGTAACATTGGATAGTGAGAAGAGGAATTCTAGTAAGCAATGTGGATAATGGGTGAATATTATATTCTTTACTTTTCCTAAAAATCTAACTCAATTTCTTTTATCATCATAATAATATCTCTGCAACAAGATACCTAGATTTGGGAGGGTAATTTCACCCGTCCGAGTTGAATTTCCATAAATATGTTCTAAAATCATAATTTTCGAATatgatcaacatgattttttacaTTGATGTTCTAAGAGCTCTAAAAGAACAATTCTCATGTGCAGTATATGTGCACTCAATGCACTCTCTAAAAATGGCTCCTAATTGAATCCTAAAATGTACACACAAGGATAAGTGGGGTCAAAATTAGCTTGTTAATTTAGGGAATGTATGTGCACTCAATGAACTAGCAAGAGCGTTCTCTATTTTGTGCATGGTTcttgaaagatttgatttgCAACGGCACTTTTTCGTGAACAAGGCTCTTATCTTTTGGGAATTCCAAAATAAGAGATAATTTCTCTTTTGAGGTTTCGACGGAGACAGGATCCTTTGTGTCGAACACTCCTGTGCCTCTATGTTGAGAGGTTTttcagccgttggatttaaaATATATACAATCCAACGGTCGAAAAATCTCTCGGCATAGGGCACATGAATTTTCGGGACAGAGGAGATCGGACCCGTTTCCACGAGCTCATAGAAATGGAGGAGGATCTAGAAAAAAGCCACAACAGAACCCAATCATTTTGGATCCCATACCCTTTTGACTCTGTCTCCCACCAGTACCCCCACCAGTACCCCCACCAATTTCGCAAATATCCCAACCGTTTTCAAATACTCCATACCCTCTAggcttcctctctctctctctcatcttcatCCTCTTAGCTTCCTGTTTGATCTCTTGATTTCcaaaagcaagaagaaaacatGAGCCTCACTGGTGACACAACCACCCTCCAACCACCTTGCGCCGCGTGCAAGCACCAAAGGAGGGAGTGCGCCAACGATTGCCCACTCGCGCCCTACTTCCCCCCTCACCAACCCAAGACCTTCCGAAACGTCCACCGGCTCTTCCATGTCGCCAGCGTCATGAAAGCACTCCGACTGGGCCCGACTCAGAGGGCCGAGGCCATGAAATCCATCATCTACCAGGCCGACATGCGCGAGAAATTCCCCGTCCACGGTTGCCTTGGTGTAATCCGCCGTCTCGAGCATCAGACGGAGTTGGCCCTCGAAGAACTCCGCGATGTTCGTTCACAGCTTGCGCGTTATCAGATGACATCCGGTGCCTAGGATCCCAAGTTGGAGTCGGGATTGGGGTCATCAGAGAACAACAATAGTTTCCCCGCGACCCACGATCCCCCAGCATTGGATCATTGATATTCCTACATTGCCAAATCCAGCGCATGATTACTCCTCCTACCCTGACAGTGACAGTTCAGAGACCGAACTTCCAAAAGTTTGATTGGTTTCTGTATTGTCTCTTGTTTTCTGGTAACTTTGAGCATTTTAAgtgtaattttgttcactcACCCAAACAGTAATGAACTCGACACCTTCGGTGGGGTTGCTGAGATTAGTAcctcaaaaatataattttgttcacAGCCGAACCTGCCTTGTTTTATTCAGAATTATGTCTCGGGATTAAAGGGCGGCTCAAGGATTTTTGTGCTGcggtgacaaaaaaatataggaagttttaaatttttaatgacGAAAAGCTCTACAAAAAGTGAACTCTATTGTTGGACTATACTATAGTTACTCGTAAATTTTATTGgacttttatttactttattgtACACGAGTAGCTCAGCGCGACAACACTAAAACGATCAATCGTGTATGTCTAAAATAGTTTTCTTACTGTATCTTTTGAATAGAGAGGTGGGATTGGATTACCATGCCTAGGCTAGTGTTTGTTTGCTGCATATGCCTCGCAAAAAACTGAAACATAGTAGTTCTCATTTCTGCCTGTTATCAACGACTTCTTGTATTTTTAGTTTTCTGCAAGGCATGTGCAGCAAACAGCTGACCAAAGGCTAGTATCATGACCAGCATTTTCCAGTATATGCAACCTGGATCCCAGCATGTGCAAATTGTCTCGGCCCAAATGCAGTTGTGACGTTTACCcggaaaaaaaacccagaatGTAAGATCGAAAAAACAAACCAGAATCCCTTTGCAACCTATAATTGAGTGGTGTAGTCAACTCAATGTTCTCTCAAATCTCCAATGGACGATCCAACGTCGAATATTTGAATTTTCCATATACAGATATGTGACAAGATTACTTAACTAGTACTTTTTATATACAGTAAGTAGTACACAGTAAGATCAAGCATCTAATTCACTTCCTAACAGAATTTAGTAGCCTTCTGAGTATAGCCTGATGGTAGAAGTCTTTTGTGAGGAAGAACAGTATTAATGCAGCAAG encodes:
- the LOC131309626 gene encoding LOB domain-containing protein 27-like — protein: MSLTGDTTTLQPPCAACKHQRRECANDCPLAPYFPPHQPKTFRNVHRLFHVASVMKALRLGPTQRAEAMKSIIYQADMREKFPVHGCLGVIRRLEHQTELALEELRDVRSQLARYQMTSAHDYSSYPDSDSSETELPKV